A single Paenibacillus kribbensis DNA region contains:
- a CDS encoding RrF2 family transcriptional regulator — protein MRKEYCTPTQHPKWFGLAVQALVILSQEDVSTACPSIELARDLQSEPSLLRRILSVLAKEGFIGTREGRDGGYRLGKPAESIRLVDVYDVFRADSRLSFGITETVGTHPLGKCMKSALEDITQEMDDSMRGVLSKYTIADLAKQLEAKL, from the coding sequence CGCCGACTCAGCACCCAAAGTGGTTTGGACTGGCTGTTCAAGCGCTTGTTATATTGTCACAGGAGGACGTGAGCACAGCTTGTCCAAGTATTGAACTCGCCAGAGATCTTCAGTCGGAGCCTTCCCTGCTGCGCCGAATACTTTCCGTTCTCGCCAAGGAAGGGTTTATCGGGACCCGAGAAGGCCGTGACGGCGGGTACCGCCTTGGGAAACCAGCAGAGTCCATTCGACTGGTTGATGTGTATGATGTATTTCGTGCAGACAGCAGGCTTTCCTTTGGTATTACCGAGACAGTCGGCACGCATCCGCTTGGTAAATGTATGAAATCTGCGCTTGAGGATATCACCCAAGAAATGGATGACAGTATGCGCGGAGTATTAAGCAAATACACAATTGCTGATCTCGCCAAACAACTGGAAGCAAAGCTTTAG
- a CDS encoding nitroreductase family protein, whose product MSTTGQSSALFADVIHERRSVRHYDKSVRLSHEEIKDLLKEATLAPSSSNSQSWRFLVIETEELKAKLQPIAYNQSQVTEAAAVIAVLGDTEGYKRLDEVFGESVKRGYMEEDTAKAFVERSINAYTSMPEESLHKVIHIDGGIVSQQLMLVARAHGYDTVPMGGYDTAEFKQAFGISERYIPIMLIALGKAAQPGHQTTRLPIDDITFFNEMPAN is encoded by the coding sequence ATGTCAACTACTGGTCAGAGTTCCGCTTTATTCGCCGATGTCATCCACGAGCGCCGCTCTGTGCGTCATTACGACAAGTCGGTTCGCTTATCTCACGAGGAAATTAAGGATCTGCTGAAGGAAGCGACGCTTGCGCCTTCCTCCAGTAACTCTCAGTCTTGGCGTTTCTTAGTTATTGAGACAGAGGAACTGAAAGCGAAGCTGCAACCGATTGCCTACAATCAATCTCAGGTTACTGAGGCTGCAGCGGTGATCGCTGTGCTTGGTGATACGGAAGGATATAAGAGGCTCGATGAAGTTTTCGGTGAATCCGTAAAACGCGGCTATATGGAGGAAGATACCGCTAAAGCGTTCGTGGAAAGATCGATTAATGCCTATACTTCGATGCCAGAAGAAAGCCTACACAAAGTCATCCATATCGACGGTGGTATTGTATCCCAGCAGCTCATGCTGGTTGCGCGTGCTCACGGTTACGATACCGTCCCGATGGGCGGCTATGATACGGCTGAGTTTAAGCAAGCGTTCGGTATCAGCGAGCGGTACATTCCGATCATGCTGATTGCACTTGGCAAAGCGGCACAGCCGGGCCATCAGACAACTCGATTGCCTATAGACGACATTACATTCTTCAACGAAATGCCCGCTAACTAA
- a CDS encoding DUF6254 family protein, protein MAHQKRRKEAAWKSQKQEQHPHGKIKSLKELSSE, encoded by the coding sequence ATGGCTCACCAGAAGAGAAGGAAAGAAGCTGCCTGGAAGTCACAAAAGCAAGAACAGCATCCCCATGGTAAAATTAAATCGCTTAAGGAATTGTCGAGCGAATAG